In Streptomyces sp. NBC_00483, a single window of DNA contains:
- a CDS encoding transglutaminase-like domain-containing protein, with product MSPHLSPRSTELRRRFAEEARAERPDLAQLCLLLAAQGDASLDEAGMDAVQIELDELAGRLPYRPASPHGWATACAELLGARTGFHGTPNDYQRLESSLLHEVVRRRRGLPILLSVVWLEVARRAGAPVCGVALPGHFVVGFGPTDGQVLADPFDGGRVLTGADAQTLVAGATGGPLDPSMLVPADPLDVVLRILNNIRAWAATRPERSDVSLWAVELSLLLPAHPARLRYERAQLLVRRGDFVNGAVELEAYADVVGAVDETAAESVREQSRAARAMLN from the coding sequence ATGTCCCCCCACCTTTCCCCCCGTTCCACGGAGCTGCGGCGGCGGTTCGCCGAAGAGGCGCGGGCCGAGCGGCCCGACCTCGCGCAGCTGTGTCTGCTGCTCGCCGCGCAGGGCGACGCGTCGCTCGACGAGGCCGGCATGGACGCCGTTCAGATCGAGCTGGACGAGCTCGCCGGGCGGCTGCCGTACCGGCCCGCCTCGCCGCACGGCTGGGCCACCGCGTGCGCCGAGCTGCTCGGCGCGCGCACCGGTTTCCACGGCACGCCGAACGACTATCAGCGGCTCGAGTCGTCCCTCCTGCACGAGGTCGTACGGCGTCGCAGAGGGCTGCCGATCCTGTTGTCGGTGGTGTGGCTGGAGGTGGCCCGGCGGGCCGGGGCGCCGGTGTGCGGGGTGGCTCTGCCGGGGCACTTCGTGGTCGGCTTCGGTCCCACCGACGGGCAGGTGCTGGCCGATCCGTTCGACGGGGGCCGGGTGCTCACGGGGGCCGACGCGCAGACGCTGGTGGCGGGGGCGACGGGCGGCCCGCTGGATCCGTCGATGCTGGTGCCCGCCGATCCGCTGGACGTGGTCCTGCGGATCCTCAACAACATCCGGGCCTGGGCGGCGACGCGGCCCGAGCGCTCCGACGTGTCGCTGTGGGCCGTGGAGCTGTCGCTGCTGCTGCCCGCGCACCCGGCGCGACTGCGCTACGAGCGGGCCCAGCTCCTCGTACGCCGTGGGGACTTCGTGAACGGGGCGGTGGAGCTGGAGGCGTACGCGGACGTGGTCGGGGCCGTCGACGAGACGGCGGCGGAGTCGGTGCGGGAGCAGTCGCGGGCGGCCCGCGCGATGCTGAACTGA
- a CDS encoding GNAT family N-acetyltransferase — protein MEFTAGGRLEVRISCDDVGKRVSVRRVSGEGSAGRKFTDTVGVLTSWNDGVLLITRRNGEGVRVEESSLVAGKVVPAAPARRRGPSATYPELARAAARAWQPIESERLGDWELRAADGFTRRANSVLPLGDPGRPLDDALSHVQEWYAARGLPAYAQTATGAEGAQELLCAGLEERGWVREVSAELRIAALAPIGDAPDAPHVLLSREPDEAWLARYQRKGASEVALKVLCAGPSVWFATVPGEGDVPAAIGRCVVDGRWAGFAAVEVDPAQRRRGLATDVMTALARQALDEGASAAWLQVEADNEGARALYDRMGFATHHAYHHYRAPERHAG, from the coding sequence GTGGAATTCACTGCGGGCGGACGCCTGGAAGTCCGCATTTCGTGCGATGACGTGGGGAAACGCGTCTCTGTACGACGGGTGAGCGGGGAGGGTTCCGCGGGTCGAAAGTTCACCGACACGGTCGGTGTTCTCACATCGTGGAACGACGGTGTGCTCCTCATCACACGGAGAAACGGTGAAGGTGTGCGGGTCGAGGAGTCCTCGCTGGTCGCGGGGAAGGTCGTGCCCGCCGCACCCGCCCGTCGCCGCGGCCCCTCGGCCACGTATCCGGAGCTCGCTCGCGCCGCCGCGCGCGCCTGGCAGCCGATCGAGAGCGAACGGCTCGGCGATTGGGAGCTGAGAGCCGCCGACGGGTTCACTCGGCGGGCCAACTCGGTACTCCCTCTGGGGGACCCGGGGCGTCCGCTCGACGACGCGTTGAGCCACGTACAGGAGTGGTACGCGGCCCGTGGCCTTCCGGCGTACGCGCAGACGGCGACCGGGGCCGAGGGGGCGCAGGAGCTCCTGTGCGCCGGTCTTGAGGAGCGCGGGTGGGTGCGCGAGGTGAGCGCCGAGCTGCGGATCGCCGCGCTCGCGCCCATCGGGGACGCGCCCGACGCGCCGCACGTGCTGCTGAGCCGCGAGCCGGACGAGGCGTGGCTCGCGCGCTACCAGCGCAAGGGAGCGAGCGAGGTCGCGTTGAAGGTGCTGTGCGCCGGGCCCTCGGTGTGGTTCGCGACCGTGCCGGGCGAGGGTGACGTGCCCGCCGCGATCGGGCGGTGCGTGGTCGACGGGCGGTGGGCCGGGTTCGCCGCCGTCGAGGTCGACCCTGCGCAGCGGCGTCGAGGGCTCGCCACGGACGTGATGACGGCGCTCGCCCGACAGGCGCTCGACGAGGGCGCGTCGGCGGCCTGGCTCCAGGTCGAGGCGGACAACGAGGGGGCGCGCGCCCTCTACGACCGCATGGGTTTCGCCACGCATCACGCGTACCACCACTACCGTGCTCCGGAACGGCACGCCGGCTGA
- the fdxA gene encoding ferredoxin, which translates to MTYVIAQPCVDVKDKACIEECPVDCIYEGKRSLYIHPDECVDCGACEPVCPVEAIFYEDDTPEEWKDYYKANVEFFDDLGSPGGASKMGLIDKDYPFIAALPPQNQ; encoded by the coding sequence GTGACCTACGTCATCGCGCAGCCTTGTGTCGACGTCAAGGACAAGGCGTGCATCGAGGAGTGCCCGGTCGACTGCATCTACGAGGGCAAGCGGTCCTTGTACATCCACCCGGATGAATGCGTCGACTGTGGCGCCTGTGAGCCGGTCTGCCCGGTCGAGGCGATCTTCTACGAGGACGACACTCCTGAGGAGTGGAAGGACTACTACAAGGCGAACGTCGAGTTCTTCGACGATCTCGGTTCGCCCGGTGGTGCCTCGAAGATGGGCCTGATCGACAAGGACTACCCGTTCATCGCCGCGCTGCCGCCGCAGAACCAGTAA
- a CDS encoding bifunctional succinyldiaminopimelate transaminase/glutamate-prephenate aminotransferase, which translates to MSTVPAPIDRIPAFPWDKLEPYKKTAAAHPDGIVDLSVGTPVDPVPELIQKALVDAANSPGYPTVWGTPELRDALVGWCERRLGARGFDHTNVLPVVGSKELVAWLPTQLGLGPGDKVAYPRLAYPTYEVGARLARADYVVYDDPTELDPTDLKLLWLNSPSNPTGRVLAKDELKRIVDWARSHGILIFSDECYLELGWEADPVSVLHPDVNGGSHEGLVAVHSLSKRSNLAGYRAAFIAGDASVLGPLLQIRKHGGMMTSAPTQAAVVAALGDDEHVRVQRERYAARREALRAALLAHGFRIEHSEASLYLWATRDESCWDTVSALADLGILVAPGDFYGEAGATFVRVALTASDARVAAAVSRLT; encoded by the coding sequence GTGTCCACCGTCCCGGCCCCCATCGACCGCATCCCCGCCTTCCCCTGGGACAAGCTGGAGCCGTACAAGAAGACGGCCGCGGCGCACCCGGACGGCATCGTCGACCTCTCCGTCGGCACGCCCGTCGACCCGGTGCCCGAGCTGATCCAGAAGGCGCTGGTCGACGCCGCGAACTCGCCGGGCTACCCGACGGTCTGGGGCACTCCCGAGCTGCGTGACGCGCTCGTCGGCTGGTGCGAACGCCGCCTCGGTGCCCGCGGCTTCGACCACACGAACGTCCTGCCGGTCGTCGGCTCCAAGGAACTGGTCGCCTGGCTCCCCACCCAGCTGGGTCTCGGCCCCGGCGACAAGGTCGCCTACCCGCGTCTCGCGTACCCGACGTACGAGGTGGGCGCCCGCCTGGCCCGCGCGGACTACGTCGTCTACGACGACCCGACCGAGCTGGACCCGACCGACCTGAAGCTCCTGTGGCTCAACTCCCCGTCGAACCCCACGGGTCGGGTGCTGGCCAAGGACGAGCTGAAGCGCATCGTGGACTGGGCGCGGTCGCACGGCATCCTGATCTTCTCCGACGAGTGCTACCTGGAGCTGGGCTGGGAGGCCGACCCGGTCTCGGTCCTGCACCCGGATGTCAACGGCGGTTCGCACGAGGGCCTGGTCGCGGTCCACTCGCTCTCGAAGCGCTCGAACCTGGCGGGTTACCGTGCGGCGTTCATCGCGGGCGACGCCTCGGTGCTCGGCCCGCTCCTCCAGATCCGCAAGCACGGCGGCATGATGACCTCCGCGCCGACGCAGGCGGCGGTCGTCGCGGCGCTCGGCGACGACGAGCACGTGCGGGTGCAGCGGGAGCGCTACGCGGCCCGCCGCGAGGCGCTGCGCGCGGCTCTGCTGGCCCACGGTTTCCGCATCGAGCACAGCGAGGCGAGCCTGTACCTCTGGGCCACCCGCGACGAGTCCTGCTGGGACACGGTGTCCGCCCTGGCCGACCTCGGCATCCTGGTGGCCCCCGGCGACTTCTACGGCGAGGCGGGCGCCACCTTCGTCCGCGTAGCCCTGACGGCTTCGGACGCCCGCGTAGCGGCCGCGGTGAGCCGCCTGACGTGA
- a CDS encoding ATP-binding protein, which produces MSLPLTRRIARAALLVAAGAAPVVGAAGSASAVDLPATSNLGGVTALDGANVGSTVDGAAQNVTGVAGSTGGKAVKKAVPAAGKVVGSGAKTAVPAAQEAAGGAAGSAGDVLGETAGTATDGGLPVGGGGLPTDSLGGLPIG; this is translated from the coding sequence ATGTCCCTCCCCCTGACCCGCCGGATCGCCCGTGCCGCGCTGCTCGTAGCGGCAGGAGCGGCGCCCGTGGTCGGTGCGGCCGGCTCCGCGAGCGCCGTCGACCTTCCGGCCACGTCGAACCTGGGCGGTGTGACCGCCCTGGACGGTGCGAACGTGGGCAGCACCGTCGACGGTGCGGCGCAGAACGTCACCGGTGTCGCCGGTTCCACCGGTGGCAAGGCCGTCAAGAAGGCCGTTCCGGCGGCGGGCAAGGTCGTGGGTTCGGGCGCGAAGACCGCCGTTCCGGCCGCGCAGGAGGCCGCGGGTGGCGCGGCCGGCAGCGCGGGTGACGTGCTCGGTGAGACGGCCGGGACCGCGACCGATGGTGGGCTGCCGGTGGGTGGTGGCGGTCTGCCGACCGATTCGCTGGGTGGCCTGCCGATCGGCTGA
- a CDS encoding heavy metal transporter, translated as MPEPPTLVRRGRLLRIGAAVVVLLAVATYVAVQYATGGRSKPRCTVISANGDGASYTFTSEQAVNAATIAAVGTSRGMPERAVTIALATALQESGLRNIEHGDRDSLGLFQQRPTKGWGTADQIMDPAYASERFYAHLAKIPGYSRLPLTAAAQRVQLSGYPQAYAKHEPDATLLAASLTGRAAASLTCDGRAVGGDGARSGDPARVRAALARDFGRDVAPAKGPGASSVRVPVPATVDSAEGGERQRGWELAQWAVANSSALRIERVSYAGREWTAEESGESGESGESGDKWRKASSAQRGGRSGPAASMSVGEVRIVTGQ; from the coding sequence GTGCCTGAGCCCCCCACTCTCGTCCGGCGCGGCCGCCTCCTTCGTATCGGCGCGGCCGTCGTCGTGCTGCTCGCCGTGGCCACGTACGTGGCCGTGCAGTACGCCACCGGGGGCCGCTCCAAACCGAGATGCACGGTCATTTCGGCGAACGGGGACGGGGCGTCGTACACATTCACCTCCGAGCAGGCGGTGAACGCGGCGACGATCGCCGCCGTCGGCACCTCGCGCGGGATGCCCGAGCGCGCCGTCACGATCGCCCTCGCGACGGCGCTGCAGGAGTCGGGGCTGCGCAATATCGAGCACGGCGACCGGGACTCGCTCGGCCTGTTCCAGCAGCGCCCCACGAAGGGCTGGGGCACCGCGGACCAGATCATGGATCCGGCGTACGCGTCCGAGCGGTTCTACGCGCACCTGGCGAAGATCCCCGGCTACTCGCGGCTCCCGCTGACCGCGGCCGCGCAGCGCGTGCAGCTCAGCGGCTATCCGCAGGCGTACGCGAAGCACGAGCCGGACGCCACGTTGCTGGCCGCCTCGCTGACCGGTCGCGCCGCGGCGTCGCTCACCTGCGACGGGCGGGCGGTCGGTGGTGACGGCGCGCGGTCCGGCGACCCCGCGCGCGTGCGGGCCGCGCTCGCCCGTGACTTCGGGCGGGACGTGGCGCCCGCGAAGGGGCCGGGCGCGAGCTCCGTCCGCGTTCCCGTGCCCGCCACTGTCGACTCGGCCGAGGGCGGGGAGCGGCAGCGCGGCTGGGAGCTGGCGCAGTGGGCGGTGGCCAACTCCTCGGCGCTGCGCATCGAGCGCGTCTCCTACGCGGGCCGCGAGTGGACCGCCGAGGAGTCCGGGGAGTCCGGGGAGTCCGGGGAGTCCGGGGACAAATGGCGCAAGGCGTCGTCCGCGCAGCGGGGCGGACGGTCGGGTCCGGCGGCCTCGATGTCCGTCGGCGAGGTTCGGATCGTCACCGGGCAGTAA
- the dapE gene encoding succinyl-diaminopimelate desuccinylase produces MDRTPLDLTQDAARLTAQLVDFASPSGSEKELADAIDQALRELPHLTVDRYGNNIVARTNLGHDERIILAGHIDTVPIADNVPSRLDENGVLWGCGTSDMKAGVAVQLRIAQTVREPNRDLTFVFYDNEEVAAHLNGLGHVADAHPDWLEGDFAILLEGTNGDVEGGCQGTLRVILKTKGERAHSARAWMGNNAIHAASPILERLASYVPRKPVVDGLEFHEGLNAVRIEGGVATNVIPDECAVTVNFRYAPDRSMEEAEQFVRDFFAGCPIEEIVVDDHTGGARPGLNHPAAAAFVAAVGGEVRPKFGWTDVSRFSALGVPAVNYGPGNPIFAHKIDERVDTSLILEGERRLAAWLTAS; encoded by the coding sequence ATGGACCGCACCCCCCTTGACCTCACGCAGGACGCCGCACGCCTCACGGCGCAGTTGGTCGACTTCGCCTCGCCCAGTGGCAGCGAGAAGGAGCTCGCCGACGCGATCGACCAGGCCCTGCGGGAGCTGCCGCACCTCACGGTCGACCGGTACGGCAACAACATCGTGGCCCGGACGAACCTGGGGCACGACGAGCGGATCATCCTCGCGGGACACATCGACACGGTCCCGATCGCCGACAACGTGCCCTCGCGGCTCGACGAGAACGGCGTCCTGTGGGGCTGCGGCACCAGCGACATGAAGGCGGGCGTCGCGGTCCAGCTGCGGATCGCGCAGACGGTCCGTGAGCCCAACCGCGACCTCACGTTCGTCTTCTACGACAACGAAGAGGTCGCCGCACACCTCAACGGTCTCGGGCATGTGGCCGACGCCCACCCCGACTGGCTGGAGGGCGACTTCGCGATCCTCCTGGAGGGCACGAACGGCGACGTCGAGGGCGGCTGCCAGGGCACCCTGCGCGTCATCCTGAAGACCAAGGGCGAGCGGGCCCACTCCGCGCGCGCGTGGATGGGAAACAACGCGATCCACGCCGCGTCCCCCATCCTGGAGCGCCTCGCCTCCTACGTGCCGCGCAAGCCGGTCGTCGACGGCCTGGAGTTCCACGAGGGCCTCAACGCGGTCCGCATCGAGGGCGGCGTCGCCACCAACGTCATCCCGGACGAGTGCGCCGTCACCGTCAACTTCCGCTACGCGCCCGACCGGTCGATGGAGGAGGCCGAGCAGTTCGTCCGCGACTTCTTCGCCGGCTGCCCCATCGAGGAGATCGTCGTCGACGACCACACGGGCGGCGCGCGCCCCGGCCTCAACCACCCTGCTGCCGCCGCTTTCGTGGCCGCGGTGGGCGGCGAGGTGCGCCCCAAGTTCGGCTGGACCGACGTCTCCCGGTTCAGTGCCCTCGGCGTCCCCGCGGTGAACTACGGCCCCGGCAACCCGATCTTCGCGCACAAGATCGACGAGCGGGTCGACACCTCGCTCATCCTGGAGGGCGAGAGGCGCCTGGCCGCCTGGCTCACGGCTTCCTGA
- a CDS encoding TIGR00730 family Rossman fold protein — protein MSNPEGKRRPVEQRTGPVVRRRDQVQPGTSDQRLLDTEGPSGWVHTDPWRVLRIQSEFIEGFGTLAELPPAISVFGSARTPEDSPEYAAGVAIGKALVEAGFAVITGGGPGAMQAANQGAVEAKGTSVGLGIELPFEQGLNPYVDLGLNFRYFFVRKTMFVKYAQGFVVLPGGLGTLDELFEALTLVQTTKVTRFPIVLFGSQYWSGLVDWLKNTVIAQGKASEADLLLFHITDDVEEAITLVTKETGK, from the coding sequence ATGAGCAACCCGGAGGGCAAGCGACGTCCTGTGGAGCAGCGGACGGGGCCGGTGGTCCGGCGCCGTGATCAGGTGCAGCCAGGGACGAGCGACCAACGTCTGCTCGACACCGAAGGCCCCTCGGGGTGGGTGCACACCGACCCGTGGCGGGTCCTGCGCATCCAGTCCGAGTTCATCGAGGGCTTCGGCACACTCGCCGAACTGCCGCCCGCGATCAGCGTGTTCGGCTCGGCGCGCACCCCGGAGGACTCCCCGGAGTACGCGGCGGGCGTCGCCATCGGCAAGGCCCTGGTGGAGGCCGGCTTCGCGGTGATCACCGGCGGTGGCCCCGGCGCCATGCAGGCGGCCAACCAGGGCGCCGTGGAGGCCAAGGGCACCTCGGTCGGTCTCGGCATCGAGCTGCCCTTCGAGCAGGGCCTCAACCCGTACGTCGACCTGGGCCTGAACTTCCGCTACTTCTTCGTACGGAAGACGATGTTCGTGAAGTACGCCCAGGGCTTCGTGGTGCTCCCCGGCGGCCTCGGCACGCTGGACGAGCTCTTCGAGGCGCTCACCCTCGTGCAGACCACGAAGGTGACGCGCTTCCCGATCGTCCTGTTCGGTTCGCAGTACTGGAGCGGCCTGGTCGACTGGCTGAAGAACACGGTGATCGCCCAGGGCAAGGCCTCGGAGGCGGACCTGCTGCTGTTCCACATCACGGACGACGTGGAGGAGGCGATCACACTGGTCACCAAGGAGACCGGTAAGTAG